In the Magnolia sinica isolate HGM2019 chromosome 15, MsV1, whole genome shotgun sequence genome, one interval contains:
- the LOC131228018 gene encoding putative disease resistance protein RGA4 encodes MHDLVHDLACSVAGNECAIVQVKNSMSIPNISHRLLFECGYNICVLTDPKPSRRVNHLRTLLVLGSQYFSIPRNAWVQFMFLRVLDLNWVNVTTEMLVSISRLKHLRYLELSIFEIRALPESICTLHHLQTLKLSGCYKLEELPRDMSKMTSLRHLDISEYDKLTHTPANMGELKFLQTLPIFIVGKDSGCGIRELQGLNLGGELTIRNLENVMCVANAQEANLKHKPNLRKLHFSWGRDIDLQLEGNVEQTLEGLQPHPNLKRLTVEEYMGVRFPHWMCSSLLPNLIEVSVINCRRCEQLPLVSRSPFIKVLVIQGMYALKSIDNHFSGGDDVTEGFQSLKELSLIDMPNLEWSVFNGREVLLPHLDKLTVSGCPKLTMLPCLPSLKKLKLTDGYEMLLDSVANLTSLSSLEVEGFKELRSLPDGLFENHTHLLSLEIKECPKLESVSRELGNLAALRSLIIYGCHELALLPEELQNLTSLRRLSIDRCNGLTSLRLQGLSSLRSLFIQWCESLTSLIGGLQHLTASQSLKINICPELAYLPEGMQHLTSLRRLRIRSCQKLTCFPEGLRHVTTLEDLSIGGMTPPEWIGNLSSLRRLEFIGSDKLTCLPSGLQLLTNLQQLQIWDWPCLTALPEWIGNLSSLRYLEISYCRKLECLPSGLQLLSLKIRCCPQLEKRCEKEKGEDWHYISHIPYICIQKDCRHHFSLKTYLCFIINLRISTGKLFTNNMFGNFIKYYIIKTLFTS; translated from the coding sequence ATGCATGACCTCGTGCATGATCTTGCATGCTCTGTTGCTGGGAATGAATGCGCGATTGTGCAGGTCAAGAATTCAATGAGTATCCCTAACATATCTCATCGTTTGTTGTTTGAGTGCGGGTATAACATATGTGTCCTAACGGACCCAAAGCCCTCAAGGAGAGTAAACCATTTGCGAACGCTGCTTGTGCTTGGAAGTCAGTATTTCAGCATTCCTCGTAATGCTTGGGTACAGTTTATGTTCTTACGCGTGCTAGATTTAAACTGGGTGAATGTCACCACGGAGATGTTGGTTTCAATAAGCAGGTTGAAGCACTTAAGATACCTCGAGCTGTCTATTTTTGAAATACGAGCCCTTCCTGAATCCATTTGCACCCTTCACCATTTGCAAACCTTGAAACTCTCGGGGTGTTATAAACTTGAAGAGTTACCCAGGGACATGAGCAAAATGACTAGTCTAAGACATCTTGATATCAGTGAATATGATAAATTGACCCATACGCCAGCTAATATGGGAGAATTAAAGTTCCTTCAGACCTTGCCAATATTCATAGTTGGTAAGGATAGTGGATGTGGTATAAGAGAGCTGCAAGGTCTAAACCTTGGAGGAGAATTAACTATTCGAAACCTCGAGAATGTGATGTGTGTAGCAAATGCCCAGGAAGCAAATTTGAAGCATAAGCCGAACCTTCGTAAGTTACACTTTTCGTGGGGTCGCGATATTGATCTTCAGTTGGAAGGAAACGTGGAGCAAACACTTGAAGGTCTCCaaccacatccaaatctcaaaagGTTGACTGTGGAAGAGTACATGGGTGTCAGATTTCCGCATTGGATGTGTTCTTCATTGCTTCCAAATCTGATTGAAGTTTCAGTGATTAATTGCAGAAGATGCGAACAGCTCCCCCTGGTCAGCCGCTCACCATTCATTAAAGTTCTTGTGATACAAGGAATGTATGCTTTGAAATCTATTGACAACCATTTCTCTGGCGGTGATGATGTTACAGAGGGATTTCAGTCACTGAAAGAACTCAGCTTGATAGATATGCCTAATTTAGAGTGGTCAGTATTCAATGGAAGAGAAGTACTACTCCCTCACCTTGACAAATTAACTGTCTCAGGATGTCCAAAGTTAACAATGcttccatgccttccatctcttaaaaaattgaaattgacAGATGGTTATGAGATGTTGTTAGATTCAGTGGCAAACCTAACCTCACTTTCCTCCCTCGAGGTTGAAGGTTTCAAGGAGCTAAGGTCGCTGCCAGATGGGTTGTTTGAAAACCATACCCATCTCTTGAGTCTAGAAATTAAGGAATGCCCAAAGCTAGAGTCTGTATCTAGGGAGCTTGGAAACCTTGCTGCTCTACGGTCTCTGATTATTTATGGGTGTCATGAGCTTGCATTGTTGCCAGAGGAGTTACAAAACCTCACCTCTCTCCGTCGGCTGTCCATTGATAGGTGCAATGGTCTAACGTCCTTGAGACTACAAGGCTTGAGCTCTCTTCGAAGTCTATTCATCCAGTGGTGTGAAAGCTTAACGAGTTTGATAGGGGGACTGCAACACCTCACTGCCTCACAATCCTTGAAAATTAATATATGTCCGGAGCTGGCATATTTACCAGAGGGTATGCAACACCTTACTTCCCTTCGAAGACTCAGAATCAGGAGCTGTCAGAAGTTGACATGTTTCCCGGAAGGGCTACGACATGTCACAACACTGGAAGATCTATCAATCGGTGGAATGACTCCGCCGGAGTGGATAGGAAACCTGTCCTCGCTTCGACGTTTGGAGTTTATAGGCAGTGATAAATTGACGTGTTTACCATCAGGGCTGCAACTCCTAACTAACCTCCAACAGCTACAAATCTGGGATTGGCCATGTCTAACAGCTCTTCCGGAGTGGATAGGAAACCTCTCCTCGCTTCGATATTTGGAAATTTCCTATTGTCGTAAATTGGAGTGTTTGCCATCAGGGTTGCAACTCCTAAGTCTGAAAATCAGATGTTGTCCCCAATTAGAGAAGCGATGCGAGAAGGAGAAAGGCGAGGATTGGCACTACATATCACACATCCCATATATCTGTATTCAAAAGGATTGTAGGCACCACTTCTCACTCAAAACTTATCTCTGCTTTATAATTAATTTGAGGATTTCTACTGGAAAGCTTTTTACTAATAATATGTTTGGGAATTTTATAAAATACTACATCATTAAGACTCTATTTACATCTTAG
- the LOC131228019 gene encoding putative disease resistance protein RGA3 produces the protein MAEAVVSGFLQLVIEKLASPILEQCELLWGLHKEMENLRSKLSTIQAVLEDAEEQLVKSKALQNWLGKLKYVVYDADDILDEFTIEAKVEAKRRKVEIGDCITKAFNFISSSNPLVSRSNMVDKIKEIEQRLDAIAEERSKFHLRGGERVLDIKGREPTDSFVIESDVYGREKDKRRVMELLVNEDYIENVMVIPIVGMGGLGKTTVAQLVYNDARVERHFDLRMWVCVSDDFDVPRLTKAILESVADSKCDLLDVDLLQRRLREKLSGKKFLLVLDDVWDENPEKWYRLKQFLRGGARGSKIIVTTRIEKVALIMGTLPPHHLRRLSDDDCWSLFKQRAFGHGRQEHPNLIMLGKEIVKKCGGVPLAAKALGSLMHFKTEETEWLFVKDSDIWNLPEEDDHILSALRLSYYHLPPHLKQCFAYCSIFPKDHRIVKKKLIRLWMTEGLLNHQTEENKWKMLVESISIIYYGGPSFRMFRKMKMGI, from the coding sequence ATGGCAGAAGCAGTTGTATCCGGCTTTCTTCAACTAGTTATTGAAAAACTAGCATCGCCAATCCTAGAACAGTGTGAACTGTTGTGGGGTCTTCACAAGGAGATGGAAAATCTAAGAAGCAAGTTATCGACGATACAAGCCGTGCTTGAAGATGCGGAGGAGCAGCTAGTAAAGAGCAAGGCGCTACAAAATTGGCTGGGAAAGCTTAAATATGTGGTTTATGATGCAGATGACATATTGGATGAGTTCACAATCGAAGCAAAAGTGGAAGCTAAACGCAGAAAAGTGGAGATTGGGGATTGCATTACGAAGGCATTCAACTTCATTTCGTCATCTAACCCATTGGTATCCCGTTCAAATATGGTGGATAAGATAAAGGAGATAGAACAGAGATTAGATGCAATTGCTGAGGAGAGGTCTAAATTCCATTTGAGAGGGGGAGAACGGGTGTTGGATATTAAAGGCCGAGAACCAACTGACTCATTTGTAATCGAATCAGATGTTTATGGAAGGGAAAAAGATAAAAGAAGGGTAATGGAATTACTTGTTAATGAGGATTACATAGAGAATGTTATGGTCATTCCTATTGTCGGTATGGGGGGCCTTGGAAAGACAACAGTGGCTCAGCTAGTATACAATGATGCGAGGGTGGAGAGGCATTTCGATTTAAGAATGTGGGTTTGTGTGTCAGATGATTTCGATGTGCCGAGGCTAACAAAAGCAATTTTAGAATCTGTTGCGGACAGCAAATGTGATCTCCTAGATGTGGATTTACTGCAGCGTCGCCTCCGAGAAAAGCTGAGTGGGAAGAAGTTCTTACTTGTGTTGGATGATGTATGGGATGAAAATCCTGAGAAATGGTATCGGTTGAAACAATTTCTCAGAGGAGGTGCAAGGGGTAGTAAAATCATAGTAACTACCCGTATTGAAAAAGTTGCTTTAATCATGGGCACTCTCCCTCCACACCATTTGCGGAGATTATCAGATGATGATTGTTGGTCTTTGTTCAAGCAGCGGGCATTTGGGCATGGAAGACAAGAACATCCAAACCTTATAATGCTTGGAAAGGAAATTGTGAAGAAGTGTGGGGGTGTCCCTTTGGCAGCGAAGGCGCTTGGAAGCTTGATGCACTTCAAAACAGAGGAAACAGAGTGGTTGTTTGTCAAAGATAGTGACATTTGGAATCTACCCGAAGAAGATGATCACATTTTATCTGCTTTGAGGTTGAGTTATTATCATCTTCCACCGCATTTGAAGCAATGCTTTGCATACTGCTCAATATTTCCAAAAGATCATAGAATCGTGAAGAAGAAGCTAATCCGACTATGGATGACAGAAGGTTTATTAAATCATCAGACAGAAGAAAACAAATGGAAGATGTTGGTGGAGAGTATTTCAATAATCTATTATGGCGGTCCTTCTTTCAGAATGTTCAGAAAAATGAAGATGGGAATATAG